A stretch of Trichocoleus sp. DNA encodes these proteins:
- a CDS encoding M48 family metallopeptidase, with product MALTHDLIHFPDISYRAFQHSTDAEALAKLKAVPGLSKLLKELSHNFAERWYRVAELPRCIEVTSSQYPSLWKQYIRMTEALSIFPAPRLFIKTFPAINAFTFGGKEHFIVLYSGLIDLLTEDELLAVIGHELGHIKCQHITYSSIAQLLSTFGTGLITQLFPVPGLNLLLSMGTKAKLYDWYRKAELSCDRAALLATQDEDIVCSMLAKLCGYSKNLKDEINVEAVKDQAMAFENLNESIPDWVFKAMAMFDETHPYPSVRVRELSNWSLSQDYFDIFEGRYPEVGVDELLDN from the coding sequence ATGGCACTTACACACGACCTCATCCACTTCCCTGATATTTCCTATCGCGCCTTCCAACATTCTACTGATGCAGAGGCGTTGGCCAAGTTAAAAGCGGTGCCTGGATTGTCAAAACTACTCAAAGAGTTAAGCCATAACTTTGCTGAACGATGGTATCGAGTTGCTGAACTACCTCGCTGTATTGAAGTTACTTCTAGTCAATATCCATCTTTGTGGAAGCAATATATCCGCATGACAGAAGCGCTTTCCATCTTTCCTGCACCGAGATTGTTTATTAAGACGTTTCCTGCTATCAATGCATTCACCTTTGGTGGCAAAGAGCATTTCATTGTGCTCTACAGCGGCTTGATCGACTTATTAACAGAAGATGAATTGCTTGCTGTCATCGGTCATGAACTTGGACATATCAAGTGTCAGCATATTACGTATTCCTCGATTGCTCAGCTGCTGTCAACGTTTGGTACCGGGCTCATTACTCAACTTTTTCCGGTTCCTGGTCTCAATCTTTTACTGTCAATGGGCACAAAAGCCAAGCTATATGATTGGTATCGCAAAGCAGAACTCTCGTGTGATCGGGCTGCATTGTTAGCGACACAAGACGAGGACATTGTTTGTAGTATGTTGGCAAAGCTGTGTGGTTACTCGAAAAACCTCAAGGATGAAATTAATGTTGAAGCTGTGAAAGATCAAGCAATGGCTTTTGAGAATCTTAACGAATCAATTCCAGATTGGGTGTTCAAAGCAATGGCAATGTTCGACGAAACGCATCCTTACCCATCTGTGCGGGTGCGTGAACTCTCAAATTGGTCACTGTCACAGGATTATTTTGACATTTTTGAGGGGCGT
- a CDS encoding lasso peptide biosynthesis B2 protein, producing MDKHTRVHQVQRYSLNQNVILLEQATSTLLLDLYKGKFFALNSTSAIMLTLALKHDIEDVASQLSQIYDASEKQIQNDLVSLLCDLKRKDLIVLEKVHSLTLLQKLRIQLLSSFNRARSAVVERFTIQPTSLHSPSRLTYYILLTLSWLSFRLLGWLDTIKLWQHWHSVAEIIESPQSEEIIHTVDQTIRQTASQHFLAIACKERALVGYCILRGVYRLPAILILGVDHHPFQLHMWVECNGKIVTDDAAHCAAFTPIAQY from the coding sequence ATGGATAAACATACAAGGGTACACCAAGTTCAGCGCTACAGTCTAAACCAGAATGTTATATTACTTGAGCAAGCAACTTCTACCCTATTACTGGATTTGTACAAGGGTAAATTTTTTGCTCTGAATTCAACAAGTGCAATAATGCTTACATTGGCTTTAAAGCATGATATAGAAGACGTTGCATCACAGTTGAGCCAGATTTATGATGCTAGCGAGAAACAAATTCAGAATGATTTAGTAAGTCTACTGTGTGATTTGAAGCGCAAAGATTTAATCGTTTTAGAGAAAGTGCACTCACTTACATTACTTCAAAAACTAAGAATTCAGTTGTTATCCAGCTTTAATAGAGCTAGATCAGCAGTTGTCGAGAGATTTACAATTCAACCAACGTCTTTACATTCTCCATCTCGTCTCACCTACTATATTCTTTTAACCTTAAGCTGGTTGAGTTTTCGATTGCTAGGCTGGTTAGATACGATTAAATTATGGCAGCATTGGCACTCGGTTGCTGAAATAATTGAATCACCTCAATCTGAAGAAATTATCCATACTGTTGATCAGACAATTCGGCAAACAGCAAGTCAGCATTTCCTAGCAATTGCTTGTAAAGAGCGTGCTCTTGTAGGCTACTGCATTTTGCGGGGAGTTTATCGATTACCTGCTATTTTGATTTTGGGAGTTGATCATCATCCCTTTCAACTGCACATGTGGGTT